A genome region from Streptomyces antimycoticus includes the following:
- a CDS encoding response regulator transcription factor, whose protein sequence is MGVRLMVVDDHRLLAEALASALKLRGHRVLAAAAPSAGAADLVVSRAPEVCLLGTASPAEPGVFDPVVQIKKERPQVAVVVLGPVPSPRGIAAAFAAGASGYVRHDERIEGVERAMMKARAGEAAVAPQLLQGAFAELLNPAAQPDDEGARLLRMLTPREVEVLVRVAEGEDTRLIAAGMGIAPSTARTHVQRVLMKLGVGSRLEAAALAARTGLLDRAASRRIASPAPQPPSLQPPAPQPPASSAP, encoded by the coding sequence ATGGGCGTGCGACTCATGGTGGTCGATGACCACCGTCTGCTCGCGGAGGCGCTCGCCTCGGCGCTGAAGCTGCGCGGGCACCGGGTGCTCGCCGCGGCGGCACCGAGCGCGGGCGCGGCGGACCTGGTGGTGAGCCGGGCACCGGAGGTGTGCCTGCTGGGCACGGCGTCACCCGCCGAACCAGGGGTGTTCGACCCGGTGGTGCAGATCAAGAAGGAGCGGCCGCAGGTCGCGGTCGTGGTGCTCGGCCCGGTGCCGAGCCCACGCGGCATAGCCGCCGCCTTCGCCGCCGGGGCGTCCGGCTATGTGCGCCACGACGAGCGGATCGAGGGCGTCGAACGCGCCATGATGAAGGCGCGCGCCGGCGAGGCCGCCGTGGCGCCGCAGCTTCTCCAGGGGGCCTTCGCGGAGCTGCTCAACCCCGCGGCCCAGCCCGACGACGAGGGGGCCCGGCTGCTGCGCATGCTGACCCCGCGCGAGGTGGAGGTGCTGGTGCGGGTCGCCGAGGGCGAGGACACCCGGCTGATCGCGGCGGGTATGGGCATCGCCCCCAGCACGGCCCGCACCCATGTGCAGCGGGTGCTGATGAAGCTCGGGGTGGGCTCACGGCTGGAGGCGGCGGCCCTGGCGGCACGCACCGGGCTGCTGGACCGCGCGGCGTCCCGCCGGATCGCGTCGCCCGCGCCGCAGCCGCCTTCGCTCCAGCCGCCCGCGCCCCAGCCGCCCGCGTCGTCGGCGCCGTAG